TTTAATACGACCTGGCCCAATTGAAGCTATGTCAATGCCGACCGATGCAACAGACTCATCCGTGTAACCAGGTTTAATACGACCTGGCCCAGTTGAAGCGCCTTCGAGAAGCTGCAGCATATCCATGAGGCGACGATGTAACCAGGTTTAATACGACCTGGCCCAATTGAAGCTGCCGCTGCCCGATCACCTTCGCGTTGTGCTCGTCGTAACCAGGTTTAATACGACCTGGCCCAATTGAAGCTCTTTCTTCTGACCATCTCCGTGGTACAGTACGTAGTAACCAGGTTTAATACGACCTGGCCCAATTGAAGCTAGCCGGTCGCTCTCTCATTGGCGCAGCGCATTGATGTAACCAGGTTTAATACGACCTGGCCCAATTGAAGCGATTCTCCAAACACAATGTATGCGATTCTGTCAATGTAACCAGGTTTAATACGACCTGGCCCAATTGAAGCACAAGCTCGACACTGACAAGGATGGTTCCATATCCGGTAACCAGGTTTAATACGACCTGGCCCAATTGAAGCGACGCGTTGACGAGGGGAACCCACCAGTTGGCACCGGGTAACCAGGTTTAATACGACCTGGCCCAATTGAAGCCGAAATGAAAAGGGGAGAAATGGAAATGGATACAAGTAACCAGGTTTAATACGACCTGGCCCAATTGAAAATCAATAAATTTTAGCTGGACCTAAACTGAATAACCTCAGTTCAACGTTGATTTATAGCCACGTTTGAAGGTTTGAACAATTATCAAACGTGCAGAGTTCATATACTAGTTGATCCGAGAAGGTGGACCGTAAGAGGGAAGAATGCTAGGATCTCCACCGATCATATCGACGAATGGCCTGACGAAATATTATGGCAAAAGGAACGAGGTGAAGGCCGTACAGGATCTGACCTTCGACGTCTTCCAAGGAGAGACCTTTGGGCTTTTAGGCCCCAATGGGTCCGGGAAGACCACGACCATCAGGATGCTCAACGGTATCATCCGCCCGACGAAAGGCACGGCGACGGTGAACGGCTTCAATATAATTGATCAGGCGGAGGATGTGAAAAGGTCCACTGGCCTCCTCGCCGAGTCGCCGGGCCTCTATGAGAAGCTGAGCCCCAAAGAGTATCTTCAATTCGTAGGCTCGCTTTATGACGTCCCGAAGAGGGCCCTGGAGGACAGGGTGGAGAAGCTACTAACATTATTTCATCTCCAAGATCGAAAGGACGACCTCATGGAAGGGTTCAGCAAGGGCATGAGGCAAAAGGTATTGATAGGTGCGGCCTTGGTGCACGACCCGCCCATCGTCTTCCTAGACGAGCCCACCTCCGCACTGGACCCAAGGGCCGCCCTGATGGTCAAGGACCTCATCAAGGACCTCTCCTCAAAAGCGAACAAGACCATATTCATCTCCAGCCACATCTTATCGCTGATCGAGGAGGTGTGCGACCGGGTGGCCATCATCGACAAGGGAAGGTTGGTCGCCATCGGCAGCGTCGACGAGATCGCCGAGATGACAGGAAAAGAGACCTTGGAGGCGGCCTTCATATCCCTCACCGGCGGCGAGGACAGGTCCGAGCTGTTATCCTGGAGGGGGGACCCTGCGGACGCCTAAGTGGCTCATCATGGCGAGGAACGAATACTACCTCAGGACGAGCGGGTTCAGGAGGTACAGGAAGCTATTTCCTTATGTCGCCTTCCTGTCCTTGGCCATCTACATCCTTTTTCTGTCCCCCGCGATGTTCTCGGCGACGTCTGAACTGACCAAAGAGTTCATCCTATCAGAGCAGGCGCTGTCCTTCATGCAGGTCATACTTTTTGTGATATTCATCTCTGTCCTCACGATCCCGGTCATGCAGACGCTACAGGACACGAACGTCACCCCCTTGGAGACGCTGCTCTCGACACCGATAGAGGCAAAGGACGTCCTGATAGGAAAATATCTTGGCTCATTGCCTACATATGCCATCGTCATATCTCTGATGGCAGGGACCTTCCTTGGACTGTTCATCCCCTTCGGTCTTTCGGTCGCACAGGTGGTGATATTGGTCATTGTCTTCGTCCTGATCGTCCTCATAGCGCTATGGGCAGGGATCGTCCTGGCTGCAGTCATAAAAGCAAGGTTGGCAAGGAGCCCTCGGGGGAGGGATGCAGGTCAGGCCCTGGCCCTCCTCATCGCCCTGCCCCTCGTGGGCGTCATATATGCGGTGATGAACGGGGGATTGTTGAGCGCGATGCAGGGTGATGAGACCTCATTGGCCAGTGCGCTTTGGGCGGTCCCAAGCTCCTGGGGGGCGGACGTCGTCCTCTCCTTCCTGAGGGCCCCTGGAGGTCTGGGTCCGGAACCTATTAAAATGGCCGCAGAGATACTGGGCCTCTTGTTTTTCTTGTTAGCATCCATATATGCCGGGTCCAAGCTGTCGGGGAGGTTCTATGACCTCGAGCCTGTCTCTTTCAGCACATCCAGGGCGCCAAGGGAAGGAAATGCGCTTAGAGTGATAAGATGGTTGACGGGGGACGGACCCTTCTCCACCGTGGAGGTTACCGTGCTCAAGGATTATGGAAGAAGACTGGAGAACGTTTCCAGGGTGATATACATACTTGGTCTGGTGGTATTGATGGAGCTATTCATCCTAAGCTCCCTCCCCCGAGGTAATTACGTGAGCATCGCCCTCCTGACGGTCTCCTGGATGATGGCCTTCCTTTGCGTGTTCGTGGTCGGGGAGGTCACGGCGAGGGGAAAGGAGAACCTTTTCGTCTACCGGAAGGCCCCTGGTGGTGAGACGCGGTTGGTCCTGGCGAGGGTGGTCCAAGGGTGCCTTGTCGTCCAGCCTATATCGGCCATGTCGGCGGTGATAGTGCTATTGCCGTCCGGAGTGTCCTTCTGGCAGGGCGCATCGCTCACCTTCGCGCTCATATGGGTCTCCACGGCCTATGTGATGATGTCCATCGGACTTTTCCTTCTCTCTCCAGCTTTCTCGGAAAGACCTTCTGAGATGATAGGGAATGCGGTCTCCATCCTTGCCATATCTTTTTTCCTTTATGTGCTATGCGTGGTCCTGTATGGCCAGACCTATGGCATATGGGCATTGGCCCTGATGAGCACGGCCATCGGGTCGGTGATGCTGTTCCTTGGCAATAAAAAGATAAGAGCTGTCGAATGATGATCGTACCTGGCATCCGACCTCGCGCAATGATCGCAACAGTCGGCCCGGAAGCTGCTCATACCTCACGCTCCCTGAGCTTCCTCACCAACCAATCGATGTGGCGAGTGTACCTGATGTATTCATCCAGTCCGTAGCATTTATATAGAAGCACTAAAATACCGGGGCTCAAGGAGGATCTAGTTATGGCATATGGTATGGGCAGTAATCAGCCGATCATTATCCTCAAAGAAGGAACCGAGAGATCGAAGAACAAGGACGCGCAGTTCAACAACATCGCTGCCGCCCGCGCGGTCGCCGATGCAGTGCGCTCCACTCTCGGCCCGAAGGGAATGGACAAGATGCTGGTCGACTCGCTGGGGGATGTCGTCATCACCAACGACGGCGTCACGATATTGAAGGAGATCGATGTACAGCACCCAGCGGCCAAGATGGTCGTGGAGGTCGCCAAGACCCAGGACAACGAGTGCGGTGACGGCACGACCTCGTCCGTGATCATCGCGGGCGAGCTCCTGAAGAAGGCCGAGGGCCTCATAGAGAACAACATCCACCCCACGATCATAGCGAACGGGTACAAGATGGCGGCCAACGAGGCCATCAACATCTTGGACAACATCGCCATCACGGTGACACCGAACGACTCGGACATGCTCCAGAAGGTCGCGCAGACGGCCATGACCGGCAAGTCCGTCGGCGGTCAGAGGGACTTCCTCGCAAAGCTTGCGGTTAAGGCCGTCCAGGCCGTCGCAGAGAAGGTCGATGGCAAGTACAACGTCGACGTGGACAACATCAAGGTGGAGAAGAAGACCGGAGGCTCCATCGCCGACACCGAGATCATCGAGGGCATCGTCATCGACAAGGAGAGGGTCCACCCGCGCATGGCAAAGCAGGTGAAGAACGCCAAGATAGCGCTCATCTCGGCCCCGCTCGAGATCAAGAAGACGGAGGTCGAGGCAAAGATCCAGATCCGCGACCCCGCCTCGATGCAGCGCTTCCTTGAGGAGGAGGAGAACACCCTAAAAGGATATGTGGAGAAGATCAAGGCCTCGGGCGCGAACGTCGTGTTCTGCCAGAAGGGCATCGACGACCTCGTGCAGCACTACATGGCCAAGGCCGACATCTTTGCCTGCCGCCGCCTAAAGGAGTCCGACATGGAGAAGATCTCCCGTGCGACCGGGGCCAACATCGTCGGTAAGCTCGACGAGCTCACCGAGAAGGACCTGGGCAAGGCCGAGATGGTCGAGGAGAAGAAGATCGGCGAGTCCGACATGGTCTTCATCACCGGCTGCAAGAACCCGAAGGCGGTCAGCATAATCATACGCGGAGGCACTGAGCACGTCATCGACGAGGTCGAGCGCGCCCTGCACGATGCATTGCGCGTCGTCGGCGTCGCGATCGAGGACGGAAAGGTCGTCCCAGGCGCCGGTGCCCCTGAGATCGAGCTCTCATTGAGGCTCGCCGCCTATGCATCCACCATCGGAGGACGCGAGCAGCTCGCGATAGAGGCGTTCGCCAACGCGATGGACGTGATCCCATGGACGCTGGCCGAGAACGCTGGCCTCGACGCGATCGATGTCGTCATCCAGCTCAAGAGCGCCCATGAGAAGAAGGGCGGCAAGAACATGGGCATCGACCTTGACTCCGGAAAGCCGGCCGACATGTTGAAGCTGAACGTCATCGAGCCGCTCCGCGTCAAGACCCAGGCGGTCAAGTCCGCGGCCGAGGTCGCGAACATGATCCTCAGGATCGATGATGTCATCGCGGCAAAGAAGGCCCCGCCGGCACCACCCGGTGGCCAGGGCGGACAGGGCGGAATGCCGGGCGGTATGCCTGGCATGATGTAAGAAGAGCGCAGGCGCTTACAGGACCCTAAACCACTTCCTTCCATCTAATTTTATTATAACCGATGCAAAATATTATAATCTTCTTGACCTATCTCCACGACCAGAGGAGAGAAAATGTCATCCTTTATCAAGGTCATGATCTGCATGATAGTGACGGTCCTGATAGCAACCTTGGTCATACCCCCCGTGGCCGCAGTGGATGCCGAGGCCCCTGCTTGGCAGGAGGGCGAGGTCTGGGCCTATGGTAAGAAAGTATATCTGGAACCAGCGATGAGCGAGCTGATAGGGTCTGTGGAGGAATTGCTGGAGCAGTCCGGTACCGGCTCTCTTGAAAAGGCATATATCAACGGCTCCGTGGAGGCTTACACCTATTGCAAGGTTACATCAGTGACAACGAACGAATGCGTCATGGAGGTCTACATAGCGGTCGGCCTCGACGCGGTCGTCGACATCAGGGCGAACATGATGATGTCCGTACCTGGGACATATTGGATCTGGGAGTCGAACATACCTAAGGAACAGGTCGCTGTCACCGTGCAGGGTAACGCTGACCTGATGGCCTTCGAGAAGGCGACGATCACCTTCGAAAAGAGCTCGATGGCCCTGAAGTCGATCACCTCATTGACATCTTTCAAGGCCGACGTCTCACTGGAGGCAAAGAACCTTGGTGAGAAGATAAGATTCGAGGGCGATGAGAAGATAATCACAAGGGCAGAGGACATCGACCTTGACCTTGAGATGGACCTTGACATCAACACGATGTTCGAGTTCGACCCATACCTCGACATATTGGACTTCCCGATCGCGGTCGGTGAGGAATGGACGGTGTACTCTGTGATGACCGCGACCGGCAATGTCAGCGGGAGCCTCGATGCCCACGGTCTTCCAGAGGGAGCGCTTGAAGACCTGGTCCAACCGACGGTCGGCGAGCTGACGTTCCCGTTGGACTTCTCCACGTTCACCGGACAGATCGGGGACCTGCACGTCGAGAACGGGCAATTGGATGGCGCCTCAGAGACGATATCGGCAGATCTGAGATGCACTTCAAAGCTCGAAATAGAGGATGAGGTCCATGGAGAGCTCACCGTGTATGAGATAAAGGTGATGGCAGAGGACGGTTCGACATCGACCTTCTATTACTCCCCTGAGCTCTGTATGTTCTCCTCAATGAGATTATCCGGCGAAACCGTCCCCGACGACATCTTCGAAGAAATCCCGTTCGGTATAGCTCCAGAGGAGGACCTGGTCATAGGTCCGATGGAACCAAAAAAGGCGGCCCAGGGCATCTATGATGTCAGTGGCATCGTTGTCGCCGAAGGGGTCGATACCAGCGACGGAGATGATAATGGCCTAGGTCTTGGCATCATCATGATCGGTTCTATCGCGGCCTTGGTCGTTGTCATACTGGCCTTTGTCATCGTCAAGAGGAAGAAGTAAAGAACCTATTTAGGAATATATGCCTCGGGACCCTCCGGGGCGGACTTGATTTTTTATCCTTGCTGAGCACTTCAGAGGTCATGTTCGTTCGTTCCATAGATCCGAGGAATGGAAAGCTCGTGGCCGAGACCCCTTGCACTAGACCTGAGGATGTTCAGACGGTGTTGGCGAAGGCGAAAAAGGCCCAAAAGGCCTGGGCCTCGATGGAACGGTCTCATAGGATAGAGGTCCTGAGGAGGGCCGAGGAGATCTTCCAAAGGGACAAGGAGGAGATCATCGACCTGATACAGAGAGAGGGGGGATTCCCTCGCAGGGACATCGCCGGAGCGTATGCGGGTGCCCTAAGGGGCGTCGAGTACTACGCTGAGCAATATTCGAAAAGAGGGGTTAGAAAGTTAGAACTGGATCAGAATTCATTGCCTTCCACCGAGGCCGAGGTGGAGTTCGTCCCGCACGGCGTGATAGGGCACATCGGGATCTGGAACTATCCTTTCTGGCAAACGATGATCACCGCCATTCCTGCCCTCATGGTAGGCAACGCGATAGTCTTCAAGCCATCTGAGCATACCACATTGACCGGGCTCAGGATCGAGAAGGCTCTGAAGGAGGCAGGCATCCCTGACAATGTGTTCAACGTCGTGGTCGGAGGCAAAGAAATCGGCGAGGAGATGGTGAGGTCCGATTTTGATGCGATCGTCTTCACCGGAGGGATCGAGACAGGTCTGTCCATCATCCGCAATGCAGGGATCAAACCGTTGATCCTCGAACTGTCAGGCAACGATCCTGGCATAGTGTGCGATGACGCTGATATCGTGCAAGCGGCAAGAGGGATAGCCAATGGCACATTCAGCCACGGAGGCCAGGTCTGCATCAGGATAAAGCGCGTCTATGTGACCAGAACCGTTGCCGATGAGTTCCTTGAGGAGTTCCTCAAGGTCGTCGATAGGATAGATGTGAAGGAACGTGTGGGACCATTGATACGCGAGGAGGCAAGGACCTCGGTGCACGCATCGGTAATTTCGCTCATCGAAAAGGGAGCGAAGCTCTTGAGGGGGGGAAGGTACATCGAGGGCGAGGGATATTATTATGAACCGACCGTGCTGCTCGTGGACAGGTCCATCGATATCGACAAAGAGATCTTCGGTCCGGT
This genomic window from Methanomassiliicoccales archaeon contains:
- a CDS encoding ABC transporter ATP-binding protein, with protein sequence MLGSPPIISTNGLTKYYGKRNEVKAVQDLTFDVFQGETFGLLGPNGSGKTTTIRMLNGIIRPTKGTATVNGFNIIDQAEDVKRSTGLLAESPGLYEKLSPKEYLQFVGSLYDVPKRALEDRVEKLLTLFHLQDRKDDLMEGFSKGMRQKVLIGAALVHDPPIVFLDEPTSALDPRAALMVKDLIKDLSSKANKTIFISSHILSLIEEVCDRVAIIDKGRLVAIGSVDEIAEMTGKETLEAAFISLTGGEDRSELLSWRGDPADA
- a CDS encoding TCP-1/cpn60 chaperonin family protein, with product MAYGMGSNQPIIILKEGTERSKNKDAQFNNIAAARAVADAVRSTLGPKGMDKMLVDSLGDVVITNDGVTILKEIDVQHPAAKMVVEVAKTQDNECGDGTTSSVIIAGELLKKAEGLIENNIHPTIIANGYKMAANEAINILDNIAITVTPNDSDMLQKVAQTAMTGKSVGGQRDFLAKLAVKAVQAVAEKVDGKYNVDVDNIKVEKKTGGSIADTEIIEGIVIDKERVHPRMAKQVKNAKIALISAPLEIKKTEVEAKIQIRDPASMQRFLEEEENTLKGYVEKIKASGANVVFCQKGIDDLVQHYMAKADIFACRRLKESDMEKISRATGANIVGKLDELTEKDLGKAEMVEEKKIGESDMVFITGCKNPKAVSIIIRGGTEHVIDEVERALHDALRVVGVAIEDGKVVPGAGAPEIELSLRLAAYASTIGGREQLAIEAFANAMDVIPWTLAENAGLDAIDVVIQLKSAHEKKGGKNMGIDLDSGKPADMLKLNVIEPLRVKTQAVKSAAEVANMILRIDDVIAAKKAPPAPPGGQGGQGGMPGGMPGMM
- a CDS encoding aldehyde dehydrogenase family protein; translated protein: MFVRSIDPRNGKLVAETPCTRPEDVQTVLAKAKKAQKAWASMERSHRIEVLRRAEEIFQRDKEEIIDLIQREGGFPRRDIAGAYAGALRGVEYYAEQYSKRGVRKLELDQNSLPSTEAEVEFVPHGVIGHIGIWNYPFWQTMITAIPALMVGNAIVFKPSEHTTLTGLRIEKALKEAGIPDNVFNVVVGGKEIGEEMVRSDFDAIVFTGGIETGLSIIRNAGIKPLILELSGNDPGIVCDDADIVQAARGIANGTFSHGGQVCIRIKRVYVTRTVADEFLEEFLKVVDRIDVKERVGPLIREEARTSVHASVISLIEKGAKLLRGGRYIEGEGYYYEPTVLLVDRSIDIDKEIFGPVCPIIIVDNEEEAIELANRSRYGLGATVWSSDRTKARAMASKLEAGTVWINECGRTLTGGEYFQGWKCSGIATSQDRLSMFMKKRTIIHNTSCEPRGHWMK